From the Solanum lycopersicum chromosome 10, SLM_r2.1 genome, one window contains:
- the LOC101259591 gene encoding probable receptor-like protein kinase At4g39110 → MKTKHKLTPRPFTPTPSPTHIMGILLICFIFSITNSFVIAQDDAVPAKSFPVFTPEDNFLIDCGATSSITLPGNKAFQPDQNTAKYLSYTGKDIQACASDKINVPSTLYVNAKIFTTEAIYTFHASTSGLHWIRLHFFPFKYEEYDLKTAKFSVKTDNLVLLRDFQIGKDEATVKEFVVNVTSERFAIKFEPAQGSVAFVNAIEFVTVPAKMLDYSVPVLFPVSQRFDLSKTNFQTMYRLNVGGPALDSTNDTLGRNWMSDNPFRNNATGAEVSTQASAINYLKSSGGSPLIAPPTVYSSAVKMADSETTIANFNISWSMDIDTVYPHLIRLHFCDIISKALNELYFNVYINDKMAISGLDLSSLTNHLSTAFYKDFVVDSSMVSNPLVVRVSPVNDVQGFRNAILNGLEVFRMNNSVGSLDGEYGVDGQKQSGPSKTVAYVGFAMMFGAFVGLGAMAVKWQKRPQDWQKRNSFSSWLLPVHAGDSTFMSSSSRSKSQFFSSKNMGLGQYFSFAELSDATRNWEPSEIIGVGGFGNVYYGELDDGTKVAVKRGNPQSEQGINEFQTEIQMLSKLRHRHLVSLIGYCDESAEMILVYEFMQNGPLRDHLYGKNMPPLSWKQRLDICIGAARGLHYLHTGASTGIIHRDVKTTNILLDENFVAKMADFGLSKDGPTTEQTHVSTAVKGSFGYLDPEYFRKQQLTDKSDVYSFGVVLLEALCARPAINPSLPREQVNLAEWAMQWKRKGLLDKIIDPTLVGHIDPESMKKFAEATEKCLAEYGVDRPTMGDVLWNLEYALQMQEASLQGKTEYIDNKAIVAPISPSTVAHANVSNENKHISSPQQHTNPTEVQPIDDKSGTFAQFEPINGR, encoded by the coding sequence atgaaaacaaaacataaattaacACCCCGACCCTTTACCCCTACCCCTAGCCCTACCCATATTATGGGTATTTTATTgatatgtttcattttttctatCACAAATTCATTTGTCATTGCTCAAGATGATGCTGTACCTGCAAAATCTTTTCCTGTATTCACTCCAGAAGATAATTTCCTCATCGATTGTGGTGCTACTTCATCGATCACACTTCCCGGGAATAAGGCTTTTCAACCTGATCAAAATACCGCGAAATATCTTTCTTATACTGGTAAAGATATACAAGCATGTGCATCAGACAAAATCAACGTTCCTTCAACGTTATATGTTAACGCGAAAATCTTCACAACTGAAGCTATTTACACGTTTCATGCTAGTACTTCAGGGTTGCATTGGATCAGACTACATTTCTTTCCATTTAAATACGAAGAATATGATCTTAAAACAGCTAAATTTTCTGTTAAAACAGATAATTTGGTACTTTTACGTGATTTTCAAATTGGTAAAGACGAGGCTACTGTCAAGGAGTTTGTTGTTAACGTTACCTCAGAGCGTTTTGCTATTAAATTTGAGCCAGCTCAAGGATCTGTAGCGTTTGTTAATGCTATTGAGTTTGTTACTGTGCCTGCTAAAATGCTTGATTATTCTGTTCCAGTTCTATTCCCCGTTTCACAGAGATTTGATCTTTCTAAAACTAATTTCCAGACGATGTATAGGCTTAATGTCGGCGGTCCTGCTTTGGATTCAACGAACGATACTCTTGGAAGAAATTGGATGTCTGATAATCCATTTCGAAACAATGCTACTGGTGCAGAGGTATCAACACAAGCCTCTgctattaattatttgaaatcatCAGGAGGTTCTCCGTTGATTGCGCCACCAACAGTTTATAGTTCTGCTGTAAAAATGGCGGATTCAGAAACTACGATTGCTAATTTTAACATATCATGGAGTATGGATATCGACACTGTCTATCCTCACTTGATTCGTTTACATTTCTGTGATATTATTAGCAAAGCTCTTAATGAGCTCTATTTCAATGTGTATATCAATGACAAGATGGCTATTTCTGGGCTAGATTTGTCATCATTGACAAATCATTTGTCTACAGCTTTTTACAAGGATTTTGTTGTGGATTCTTCCATGGTGTCCAACCCACTCGTTGTACGTGTTTCTCCTGTGAATGATGTTCAAGGTTTTAGAAATGCGATTCTAAATGGCCTTGAGGTTTTTCGGATGAATAACTCTGTTGGTAGCTTGGATGGGGAATATGGCGTTGATGGACAAAAACAAAGTGGTCCAAGTAAAACAGTGGCTTATGTTGGATTCGCGATGATGTTTGGAGCGTTTGTGGGGTTGGGTGCAATGGCGGTTAAATGGCAGAAGAGACCACAAGATTGGCAAAAGAGGAATAGTTTTTCGTCTTGGTTACTTCCTGTTCATGCTGGTGATTCAACATTCATGTCATCATCTTCGCGAAGCAAGAGCCAATTCTTCTCATCAAAGAACATGGGATTAGGTCAGTACTTTAGTTTTGCTGAATTGTCAGACGCCACGAGGAACTGGGAACCTAGTGAAATAATCGGTGTTGGTGGCTTTGGAAATGTATACTATGGAGAACTTGATGATGGTACAAAAGTTGCTGTCAAGAGAGGAAATCCACAATCAGAGCAAGGTATAAATGAATTCCAGACAGAAATACAGATGCTATCTAAGTTGAGGCATCGACATTTAGTGTCGTTGATTGGGTATTGTGATGAAAGTGCTGAGATGATATTGGTTTATGAATTTATGCAAAATGGTCCATTGAGAGATCATCTCTATGGAAAGAACATGCCGCCTTTATCATGGAAGCAACGATTAGATATCTGTATTGGTGCTGCTCGCGGACTTCATTACCTCCACACGGGTGCATCTACTGGGATCATACATAGAGATGTCAAAACCACCAacattttgcttgatgagaactttgTCGCAAAGATGGCTGATTTTGGTCTATCTAAAGATGGACCGACAACAGAACAGACTCATGTGAGCACTGCTGTGAAGGGAAGTTTTGGCTACTTAGATCCTGAATACTTTAGGAAGCAACAGTTGACAGACAAATCTGATGTCTACTCATTTGGGGTTGTGCTTCTTGAAGCCTTATGTGCTCGTCCTGCTATTAATCCATCATTACCAAGAGAGCAAGTGAATTTGGCAGAATGGGCAATGCAGTGGAAAAGAAAAGGGTTATTGGACAAGATAATTGATCCAACACTTGTAGGACATATAGATCCAGAATCAATGAAGAAATTCGCCGAAGCAACAGAGAAATGTTTGGCTGAATATGGTGTTGACAGACCTACAATGGGTGACGTTTTATGGAATTTGGAGTACGCGTTGCAGATGCAAGAAGCCTCGTTACAAGGAAAGACGGAATACATCGATAACAAAGCAATTGTTGCACCAATTTCTCCTTCTACAGTTGCCCATGCTAATGTTTCAAATGAGAACAAACATATTTCTTCACCACAACAACATACAAATCCTACTGAAGTTCAACCCATCGATGACAAGTCAGGGACTTTTGCTCAATTTGAGCCTATCAATGGACGATAA